A single window of Chloracidobacterium sp. DNA harbors:
- a CDS encoding LysR family transcriptional regulator, with product MDINQLEVLVTVARERSFSRAAEVLDRTQPAISQAIRRLEIELGERLFDRSSKDGTLTFAGEVLLDYARQMMNLRYAAQTALVEMRNLQHGKVTISANEHTVFFLLPAIAEFRRRHPLIKIEVQRGVASRIPKQITAREVELGIISFSPNDESIVSIPVLTDALTLIVAPQHRFASAGTISIKQLGIESFIAHNAPSPYRQKVIEAFDKHNTPLNIAVELPSLEAIKKLVQSGDGVALVPRLTAKSEIEAGQLAAVSVKEMQLERKLHIVYRKNSELSHAAQEFIKIAKEING from the coding sequence ATGGACATCAATCAATTAGAGGTTTTGGTCACGGTTGCTCGCGAACGCAGTTTTTCGCGGGCAGCGGAGGTTCTCGACCGCACACAGCCCGCGATCAGCCAGGCGATCAGGCGACTGGAGATCGAACTCGGCGAGCGATTGTTCGACCGCTCATCCAAGGACGGGACTCTGACTTTTGCCGGCGAGGTTTTGCTCGACTATGCCCGACAGATGATGAATCTGCGGTATGCGGCACAGACGGCACTTGTCGAGATGCGCAACCTGCAGCACGGCAAGGTCACGATCAGCGCCAATGAACATACGGTATTTTTCCTGCTTCCGGCGATCGCGGAGTTTCGCCGCCGGCATCCGCTGATCAAGATCGAGGTACAGCGCGGCGTAGCCAGCCGCATCCCAAAGCAGATCACTGCCCGCGAAGTCGAACTCGGGATCATATCGTTTTCGCCAAACGACGAATCGATCGTTTCGATCCCGGTTTTGACGGACGCTTTGACTCTGATCGTCGCTCCGCAGCATCGATTTGCATCTGCCGGAACGATCTCAATCAAGCAACTTGGAATCGAAAGTTTTATCGCGCACAACGCTCCCTCGCCCTACAGGCAAAAGGTGATCGAGGCTTTTGATAAGCACAATACGCCGCTCAATATCGCGGTCGAGTTGCCGTCACTTGAGGCGATCAAAAAGTTAGTGCAAAGCGGGGATGGTGTCGCACTTGTTCCGCGACTGACTGCCAAGAGCGAGATCGAGGCCGGACAATTGGCGGCAGTGTCGGTCAAGGAGATGCAGCTCGAGCGAAAACTCCATATTGTCTATCGCAAAAACTCGGAATTATCGCACGCCGCTCAGGAATTTATAAAGATCGCCAAAGAAATCAACGGATAA